The genomic stretch gtcaaaaaaaaaaaaaaaaaaaaagatgaaaaacatTTAAATCATTTCCACGTGGACAACATGTTACAGGAACCCTGATCTAATTTTAAGGCTAATTTAAGGGTTGATGAACACAGTCATGTCAACCGAGTGAGATGGGTGTGTAGTATATAGTATTAATTAAtactcttttcttattttttgctactgagtaatgctacataccaACTTTATGAGATATTTTTtagatgtctttttttttctttcttttttgacatgtctgcacaaggaaaagaaaatggggAATTCGAATTCGAATTCGAATTACTGACCTTCGTTTTATGAGCCATGGCTCCCAGCTGATTGAACTATCCCGTGAAAACATATTTGTAGTATGTATATGGTATATATGTAGCATTATTACCTCCTATCTCACCCTTATCTCAATGGACTAATGTAGCAATGCCCAGCACAATTGAATCAACCCTTTTGCTTACGCCATTGTCTCATCAACCCAATAGGGTGGGGGTGGAATAGGGGCCGGTGTGTAAtaggtagcatttttcttttgctaCTAGCTAGGAAAATATAGGTGTCCAataaaaacagttttttttttttttcaaaacatctcATATTGCTGAAGTAATTGAACCTTTGATCATCTAATTCAATGATGAGAAGGTGgaaatcaaaatttataaacAGAATAAATTGAAAACATTGAATTGGAGGAAATGAATCATCCTAAACTTTCTTGAAGCCAATACGCCACAAGCTTAAGCCAGAAATCTCTATTCCCATTTTAgtcggctttttttttttttttttttttttttttgtatatctctatgtgtatgagagagagagagagagagagagagagatccatGCATTAGGTGGAGAGACAAATAATTAGACAAGCAGATGGAACAACTAAAGTAAGTAAATAATATAATCGAAGTTGTTGTTGAAGACAGAAGTTGGTAACATAACTAATACATATGTTGTTGTATGACTTTtcattttctataaataaattcTTCTGAAGCCCCCAGCAAAGCCAAAACATCATATATTCCCAGGAACTCTCCCATCCTCCCTGTAAACCCTCTGCAACCAACCTCCATTTCTAAGCAACCAGTCGATAAGGATTTCAAACATGGCCATGCAAATTACGCTTCTGATTCTCATGCTGGCCACGCCGGTTGCCTACGGAGTGCAGCACATTGTTGGCGGCAGCACCGGCTGGAATCAAGCAGGAGATTACGTCACCTGGGCTGCCGGTGAAAAATTTGTTGTTGGTGACActctttgtaagtttttttcttcttcttattattatgtCGATATATCATTCTTTGTCTTGGTTAACATTAATCCTGCTCCCGTTGGGCTTTGTTTgaccaaattaaaattaaattcagaAATAATCTATGCGTGCATAGATTGATCAAAGCAGCTTGACATGGAAAGGGGCAAAATATCAAAAGTAGCATTTGtgttactattcaaacgtcGTCTTTCACACATGAATAGTAACACTATTTAATGAATATTGAAGTTTGAACAGTAAAACGCCACATTTTAGTGACGTTTTTCAGTcctcaagaggtaactcaatcggctgggaccacgcctaatgaagcggaggtcactagttcaaatcctcatcctccctcttgtgtggacatgtcaaaaaataaaaaaaatagtaacgTTTTTCAAAAACTCTACTATCTCAAACGTCACTAATTGTGCTTCTTTTTTGTAGCCGGAGTTATTGGCATTAGAGTAAtttgagttatatatatatatatatatagtgagcTTACGGTAGGCTCGACTATGgttatatagtttttttttttttacttattctGATATCATGATAAATTGtcagttatttcaaaaatttaaattgatagaaaattataaatttaatcatttcatttatatCTCCTGCATCCATATTTCTCGAATAACATTTGATGTAAAGGACCAAGTTTTTGTCAGTTCTTTCTtccattcaaaatttttcaaacaataGAAGATCAATCGATGGCCTTAACCCATGCCTAAGTGAATACTTTCTCCCCAAAAGCTTTTTGATCTCCTAGACCACTACTATACCAAGAAGTTACTAGTAGCAGTTTCttttagatttttcttaaatttagagaatcaaactaatttttactttctattcaaataaactccaCAATAATCAAGCTAGCGTTGTTACAACTAAGTACATATCCAATTCATGTTAGGCAAGCCAATAGGGCCCGACCATAACTTTTAGACCCTATGATAACTTTTAGACTAGCCTGGGCACAAGGCAGCTCTCTACCTGCTCTACCTCTTGGTACCCTCTACAGGGAAAATTATTTGATGTCACTagctataaattaaatattaatttaagatAAATGGCGGCGATTTAATATGTTATCATAATAAAGATACTAAATTCGAACTTTGTTTTCGTCTTTCACCTTACTTGttcagaaaaatattaaaatattaattaaataattcgTTACGGGTCGATGACCACTTTGGAGCCAGCACACCCAAGAATtattctaataccatattataataagaAATATTACTTTTTCCAACTACTCTATGATTTTATAAATGGGATAGATATTGTCATTATTGAGTTATCATCGTTTTCATGGACCAACCCATTGAACACATGGCTCAGTAAGTCCCCTTTTTTCTGGCTCAACCTCCATAATTTGATAATTAAGCATAATTAACTCACCAAAGCTCTTCTTCAATACAGTGTTCACCTACGACAGTAGCCACAAAGTGGATGTTGTGAGCCAGGCTGACTACACCGCTTGCAACTCTGGCAATGCCATCAACTCCTACCAAGACGGAAACACAACAGTCGCCCTCTCCACGGCTGGCTCAATGTACTTCATATGTCCAACCGCCGGCCACTGCAGCGGGGGGATGAAGCTAGCGGTCACTGTCACTGCCGCAAATCCACCCAGTACCTCTCCCACAACCCCGTCGCCTCCAGGCACTCCTCCGACCACCACCACCCCGTCGCCTCCAGGCACTACCACCtcaccgccaccgccaccacGGTCTAATGGAGCAGCTAGCATTTATTGTAACATGATGTTCGGGTTCTCAGTCGTGCTAGGGACCATGTTTGCATTCATGGGCTAGGCGAGAGGCAGTGCTTACATATATATTCACGTAatgtttctgtttgtttgttgaatTATGTGAATCATTATTGAATGGGGGATGTAGAGATTTTCTGTCAATATGATATTATGACTGAATAATATGTTCTTTTGACTTTATTTACTTGCGAGTACCATCCATCTTGTATAATTTACTCAAAATATCACACATTTCTAATCTAATACTATGCTAGAGAGCTACAAACTGCCCATGTGAAGACTTACTGAGATGGAATTGAAATTTTGTTCAATCAGCTGGAACTGTATGTTCTAAAAACAATAAACTGTAGGATGATCCTATAAACAGAGTCAATCTCAAGTCAAGCTTCACCAACTTACTGATCATAGAGCCAATCAAACTGGATAATACTACCAAGAAGAAGCAAATAATGTATTCTTtcctactatatatatattcatgccCTCCATTTTCTGGTCAATTCAACTCCCAAGTATATGTAACAGGTTTTGAAGATTCACAGTGACTTACCCTTCTTGATTCTAGATAATACCCAGGCATTTATTACTAAAATACAATTCAAAACTTTTTGCAAGTGAAAATCTTACTTGGGGAGTGGATCAGACCACCTTCTCTTTACCTCTGATTTCGATCGAACCTCCTTGAGCTTCCCATCCACTCCATAATCTCTCTCCATAACCAGATTTATTCCTTCATCTGCGTACCACCCAACTCCTATACAAAGGATGCCATCCTTTTTTATGTCGAC from Corylus avellana chromosome ca1, CavTom2PMs-1.0 encodes the following:
- the LOC132188717 gene encoding uclacyanin-3-like; protein product: MAMQITLLILMLATPVAYGVQHIVGGSTGWNQAGDYVTWAAGEKFVVGDTLLFTYDSSHKVDVVSQADYTACNSGNAINSYQDGNTTVALSTAGSMYFICPTAGHCSGGMKLAVTVTAANPPSTSPTTPSPPGTPPTTTTPSPPGTTTSPPPPPRSNGAASIYCNMMFGFSVVLGTMFAFMG